From a single Nicotiana tomentosiformis chromosome 2, ASM39032v3, whole genome shotgun sequence genomic region:
- the LOC138904786 gene encoding uncharacterized protein yields MTRPVISGRLVRWSIFFNQYEITYTPQKAVKGQALADFLADHPLPAEWELSDEFPDEYVLFIEELPPWTMFFDGSTRRNGETCSNNAAKYQALIIGLEMALDMKILQLEIYDDSKLIINQFWGIYDVKKEDLLPYHQYASCLLERFNQVFLNHVPREENHMADASVNLATIMALGENESTKKVVAKNKRDWHGKIGESLWVYRRTFRTATQVTPYSLVYGIKAVLPLEQQIPSLRIAIQEGLTSEENAQLRLAELKALDEKRLEAQQKLECYQARLARAFNKKVRPRSFQVGV; encoded by the exons ATGGTCCATATTTTTTAACCAATATGAGATCACATACACACCTCAAAAGGCTGTGAAAGGACAAGCACTTGCCGATTTTCTAGCTGATCACCCTCTTCCGGCAGAATGGGAGCTTTCCGATGAGTTTCCAGATGAATATGTTTTGTTCATTGAAGAATTGCCACCATGGACAATGTTCTTTGATGGATCCACACGTCGGAACG GTGAAACATGCTCCAACAATGCTGCAAAGTACCAAGCTTTGATCATCGGTCTTGAAATGGCATTAGACATGAAGATTCTACAGTTGGAGATATACGACGACTCTAAGTTGATCATCAACCAATTTTGGGGGATTTACGATGTAAAGAAAGAAGATCTTTTGCCATACCATCAATATGCTTCTTGTTTACTCGAAAGATTCAACCAAGTGTTCTTAAACCACGTCCCAAGAGAAGAAAATCACATGGCTGATGCTTCGGTTAACTTGGCCACGATAATGGCACTTGGAGAGAATGAGTCAACAAAG AAAGTTGTTGCAAAGAACAAGAGAGACTGGCATGGGAAAATTGGTGAATCTTTGTGGGTATACCGAAGAACCTTCAGAACTGCTACACAAGTAACTCCTTACTCTTTGGTGTATGGCATAAAAGCAGTCCTTCCGTTGGAGCAACAAATTCCATCATTGCGGATCGCAATCCAAGAAGGACTCACGTCCGAAGAGAATGCTCAACTTCGTCTAGCAGAGTTAAAGGCATTGGATGAGAAAAGATTGGAAGCACAACAAAAATTGGAGTGCTATCAAGCTCGACTAGCTAGAGCCTTCAACAAGAAAGTGCGACCACGATCATTCCAAGTGGGAGTTTAG